The Streptomyces sp. NL15-2K genome contains a region encoding:
- a CDS encoding HAD-IIA family hydrolase, translating to MAERRPIESWLTDMDGVLIHEGVPIPGADAFLKKLRESGKPFLVLTNNSIYTPRDLHARLRRMGLDVPIESIWTSALATAQFLDDQRPGGSAYVIGEAGLTTALHDIGYILTDHEPDYVVLGETRTYSFEAMTKAVRLINDGARFICTNPDETGPSAEGPLPATGAVAALITKATGKSPYFAGKPNPLMMRTGLNAIGAHSETSAMIGDRMDTDVLAGMEAGMQTFLVLTGLTRPEQVEDFPYRPSKVVDSIADLVDRI from the coding sequence ATGGCAGAACGCAGGCCCATCGAGTCGTGGCTCACCGACATGGACGGTGTGCTCATCCACGAGGGCGTACCGATCCCCGGCGCCGACGCCTTTCTGAAGAAGCTGCGTGAGTCCGGCAAGCCCTTCCTCGTCCTCACCAACAACTCGATCTACACCCCGCGCGACCTGCACGCCCGGCTGCGCCGCATGGGCCTGGACGTGCCGATCGAGTCCATCTGGACCTCGGCGCTGGCCACCGCCCAGTTCCTGGACGACCAGCGGCCCGGCGGCTCCGCGTACGTCATCGGCGAGGCGGGCCTGACGACCGCGCTGCACGACATCGGCTACATCCTCACCGACCACGAGCCCGACTACGTCGTCCTCGGCGAGACCCGCACCTACTCCTTCGAGGCCATGACCAAGGCCGTACGGCTCATCAACGACGGGGCCCGTTTCATCTGCACCAACCCCGACGAGACGGGGCCGTCGGCCGAGGGCCCGCTGCCCGCGACCGGCGCGGTGGCCGCGCTGATCACCAAGGCGACCGGGAAGAGCCCGTACTTCGCGGGCAAGCCGAACCCGCTGATGATGCGCACCGGGCTCAACGCGATCGGGGCGCACTCCGAGACCAGCGCGATGATCGGCGACCGTATGGACACCGATGTGCTGGCCGGTATGGAGGCCGGGATGCAGACGTTCCTGGTGCTGACCGGCCTGACCCGGCCCGAGCAGGTGGAGGACTTCCCGTACCGGCCGTCGAAGGTCGTGGACTCGATCGCGGACCTCGTCGACAGAATCTGA